The Stigmatopora argus isolate UIUO_Sarg chromosome 16, RoL_Sarg_1.0, whole genome shotgun sequence genome has a window encoding:
- the exd3 gene encoding exonuclease mut-7 homolog, with the protein MSHPNPDANGLDPAALRIQLYELWRRNDLQRLHLEAQEGFSKLDDPLDTLLTTLECYPTQQKVRGPSFAPLIFKEFQKWLQEHPQVTLTSIPEKKATALKHRALLLLNDAQTNFVDGIIQIYQLTTLDPDTQRLHITKLLGLKCYKAAAVFSMKLNLQNELYMEEVCIPLIFQDKLSLAESFVTGHALLQQQLVTLLDSWCHPNFSVKDMMSKRFPHLSMSKQSLVQTQPKMLSKHVFRLAEKFDIDQSSCPNALRRRRMNTLRFLMFKRFVNKSMTDENWSDHIQTVLADDLELQILLVEMLLYHGGPEQAAQWSLRYNLPMHRLPSAVWNAQQNLSPELINFPRDEEWVPSEAHCRKFYQVPLTQENVQHVDTPEALQSCRDLLLKDGSVVGVDMEWQPTFGCVSSQKVALIQLATFDRVFLLDLCANGFCQHPETIAFIRSLFSRQNVLKVGYGMAGDLKCLVPNWPQLVEEPLKRDGMLDLLYVHRKIQCSRKVNTAQRGPREVLVGEDSSEKGLSLLVQQVLGKALDKTEQMSNWERRPLRLSQIRYAVTDAYCLLDVYSALSLNPTDFGLPSDLRSLRQDEKNRVPKEKHPKNQKFKHTGLKEECQGAQWVSPPCSDTEKGRLCGENTPQDPPPPPLAPQDLRVVCDNMLQGLGRYLRCLGVDVVILENTDDHRVAAKLAQDEYRIILTCGQPYQTLRSQVGEGRCLSLDCSEKAREQAVRVLKHFNVRLTPRDIFSRCQACNSDQYVALTRNDIIRMLKQKGFLQATDMSSTPCEEEPIEELELPRYGPQCHWASLSDLDPVTLSFPGGAPIQLHTLPLTLVPKVPHYFVCTRCGKVFWEGSHFGRVVSMFQEVLHITDEDREQPQDQNYSPPKKPGKKQKSFKLSNATKKRF; encoded by the exons ATGAGTCATCCCAATCCAGATGCAAATG GTCTTGACCCGGCCGCGCTGAGAATACAGCTTTATGAACTCTGGCGCAGAAACGATCTGCAGAGG CTCCATTTGGAAGCTCAGGAGGGATTTTCCAAGCTGGATGACCCCCTGGACACCTTGCTAACGACCCTAGAATGCTATCCAACGCAACAGAAGGTTCGGGGCCCATCCTTTGCACCACTCATATTTAAGGAATTCCAGAAATGGCTTCAAGAACATCCTCAG GTTACATTGACTTCAATTCCAGAGAAGAAAGCGACTGCCCTCAAGCATCGTGCTCTTCTCCTACTCAACGACGCTCAGACCAACTTTGTGGACGGTATCATACAGATCTACCAATTGACCACCCTGGATCCAGATACCCAGCGACTGCACATTACGAAGCTGCTGGGCCTCAAATGCTACAAAGCG GCAGCAGTGTTCAGTATGAAGCTGAATTTGCAGAATGAACTATATATGGAGGAG GTATGCATCCCGCTCATCTTTCAGGACAAATTGTCCTTAGCAGAAAGCTTTGTCACGGGACATGCTCTCCTACAACAACAACTGGTCACTCTCCTTGATTCCTGGTGCCACCCCAACTTCTCCGTCAAAGACATGATGAGCAA GCGCTTTCCTCACCTTTCCATGTCCAAACAGAGTCTGGTTCAGACCCAACCCAAAATGCTGAGCAAACACGTCTTCCGGCTGGCGGAGAAATTCGACATTGACCAAA GCTCGTGTCCCAACGCCCTGCGCAGGAGGAGAATGAATACGCTCCGGTTCCTCATGTTCAAAAGATTTGTCAAC aaaagcaTGACAGATGAGAACTGGAGCGATCACATTCAG acCGTACTGGCGGATGACCTGGAGCTCCAAATCCTATTGGTGGAGATGTTGCTGTACCACGGTGGACCTGAACAAGCTGCTCAATGGTCACTGAGATACAACCTTCCAATGCACAGACTACCTTCTGCGGTCTGGAATGCCCAGCAGAATTTATCACCAGAGTTAAT CAATTTCCCACGCGACGAGGAATGGGTGCCATCTGAGGCTCATTGTCGGAAATTTTACCAGGTACCTCTCACCCAAGAAAATGTTCAACACGTGGACACCCCAGAAGCGCTTCAAAGTTGTCGTGACCTTCTCCTCAAG GATGGCTCTGTCGTGGGAGTTGATATGGAGTGGCAACCCACGTTCGGATGTGTTTCTTCACAAAAGGTTGCCCTGATACAGCTCGCTACTTTTGACAGAGTTTTCTTATTAGATCTGTGCGCAAATGGATTTTGTCAACATCCAGAGACAATTGCATTCATTAGAAGTTTATTCTCTCGACAGAATGTCCTCAAAGTGG GTTACGGCATGGCCGGAGATCTCAAATGTCTCGTGCCCAACTGGCCTCAATTAGTGGAGGAGCCATTGAAAAGAGACGGGATGCTGGATCTTCTTTACGTACACCGAAAG ATCCAGTGTAGTCGTAAAGTGAACACTGCCCAGCGTGGCCCAAGGGAGGTGCTGGTGGGAGAGGACTCGTCTGAGAAAGGCCTCAGTCTGTTGGTCCAACAGGTCCTCGGAAAGGCCCTGGACAAGACCGAGCAAATGTCCAATTGGGAGAGGCGGCCTTTGCGTCTGAGCCAAATCCGATATGCGG TGACCGACGCTTACTGTTTATTGGATGTCTATTCGGCGCTCTCTTTGAACCCGACCGACTTTGGGCTTCCGAGCGATCTGCGCTCGTTAAGACAAGATGAGAAGAACAGAGTTCCAAAGGAGAAGCATCCAAAAAATCAGAAGTTTAAACACACTGGCCTGAAAGAG GAATGTCAGGGGGCTCAATGGGTCAGTCCCCCTTGCTCTGACACTGAGAAAGGCCGCCTGTGTGGCGAGAATACCCCCCAAGacccccctccgcctcctctGGCCCCCCAGGACTTGCGGGTGGTGTGCGACAACATGCTGCAAGGCCTCGGGAGGTATTTGCGTTGTTTAGGAGTCGACGTGGTCATCTTGGAGAACACGGACGATCACAGAGTAGCCGCAAAG ttagCCCAAGACGAGTATCGTATTATACTCACCTGTGGACAACCATACCAAACT TTGAGGTCCCAGGTGGGCGAAGGTCGCTGTCTGTCCCTGGACTGCTCGGAAAAAGCCAGGGAGCAAGCTGTCCGGGTGCTCAAACACTTCAACGTCCGGCTAACTCCTCGTGATATATTTAGCCGCTGCCAG GCATGTAACAGTGACCAATATGTGGCACTCACCAGAAATGACATCATCAGGATGCTTAAACAGAAAG GATTTTTGCAGGCAACTGATATGTCGTCAACACCATGCGAAGAGGAACCGATTGAGGAGCTTGAACTTCCCAGGTATGGTCCTCAATGTCACTGGGCCTCCCTGTCTGATCTGGACCCGGTGACCCTAAGCTTTCCTGGGGGTGCACCCATCCAATTGCACACCCTCCCGTTGACCCTGGTGCCCAAGGTACCACACTATTTTGTTTGCACGCGATGTGGGAAGGTGTTCTGGGAGGGTTCGCACTTTGGACGCGTCGTGTCCATGTTTCAAGAAGTCTTGCATATAACAGATGAAGATAGAGAACAACCACAGGATCAAAATtactccccccccaaaaaacctggaaaaaaacagaaatcgtTCAAATTAAGCAATGCCACCAAAAAAAGGTTCTAA
- the cdc37l1 gene encoding hsp90 co-chaperone Cdc37-like 1 — protein sequence MEWRSSNDGLSDSESPETDTCCPHQQKLLPQPCGCAELSSCQNQQQGCSMTSMVSSWMLAEAQDRLGALRFHCSESLEQEHARTHASLNELTHSEEEWLRKESMLGDQEPSRGPVLGAEGSWDVFDKSIINVQNERVESEQGKTTLHKSEQDLRHFGLLRRWDDSQRFLAEKPQLICEEMANYLFLWCLTLQQEGKEALMEQVAHQAVVLQFILEMASNSQQDPRGCFRQFFQKAKEGQDVYLEVFHTELEAFKYRVREHPPHPTTQPPNNGINYRPNPKEVAEYNPKRHLEDGLSISTGRWTKDEATESDDIRMMETS from the exons ATGGAGTGGCGGAGCAGCAACGACGGGCTGTCCGACAGCGAGTCCCCTGAAACGGACACATGCTGCCCCCACCAGCAG AAATTGTTACCACAGCCCTGTGGGTGTGCTGAGTTATCGTCGTGCCAGAACCAGCAGCAGGGTTGTTCGATGACCTCGATGGTGTCCAGCTGGATGCTGGCCGAAGCCCAGGACCGCCTTGGCGCTTTAAGGTTCCACTGTTCTGAATCCCTGGAACAGGAACACGCCAGAACTCATGCAAGCCTCAATGAGCTGACGCACAGTGAAGAGGAGTGGCTCCGCAAGGAGAGCATGCTGGGAGATCAGGAGCCCAGTCGAGGGCCCGTACTGGGTGCGGAAGGAAGCTGGGATGTTTTTGATAAA AGTATCATCAATGTCCAAAATGAAAGAGTAGAATCGGAACAAGGCAAGACAACGCTCCACAAGTCTGAGCAAGATCTCAGGCATTTTG gattgTTGCGGCGATGGGACGACAGTCAGCGATTCCTGGCAGAAAAGCCTCAGCTCATCTGTGAAGAGATGGccaactatttatttttatggtgCCTCACATTGCAGCAAGAGGGG AAGGAAGCACTAATGGAGCAAGTTGCTCACCAAGCTGTGGTCCTGCAGTTCATactggagatggcatcaaactCTCAACAGGACCCCCGAGGGTGCTTCAGGCAATTCTTCCAAAAAGCCAAA GAAGGACAAGACGTCTACTTGGAAGTCTTCCACACCGAGCTCGAGGCCTTCAAATACCGAGTGAGAGAGCACCCCCCCCATCCGACAACCCAACCGCCAAACAACGGCATAAACTACAGACCCAACCCCAAAGAA GTAGCAGAATACAACCCTAAACGTCATTTAGAAGACGGACTGTCGATAAGCACGGGGCGGTGGACAAAGGACGAAGCCACGGAAAGTGACGATATACGCATGATGGAGACCTCTTAG
- the ak3 gene encoding GTP:AMP phosphotransferase AK3, mitochondrial, translated as MLVAIRATLRFTEHPRGLHNPPFASGKTPNSTTGMGLPRIFRAVIMGPPGSGKGTVSGRISKSFGLKHISSGDILRSNINAKTELGLLLKSSIDRGQLVPDDVMSRLIHKDLRAIEQCSWLLDGFPRTVTQADSLDEVYSVHTVINLNVPFHTIKERLSSRWTHLPSGRVYNIDFNPPKVPGRDDVTGELLVQRDDDTPDTVTRRLKAYETQTEPVLEYYRSKGVLETFSGTETNKIWPHVEAFLHKKLFVLNQKVL; from the exons ATGTTAGTGGCCATCAGGGCCACTCTTCGCTTCACCGAGCATCCGAGAGGACTTCACAATCCGCCTTTTGCAAGTGGAAAAACTCCAAACAGCACAACCGGTATGGGCCTCCCGAGGATTTTCCGTGCCGTCATTATGGGACCGCCGGGCTCCGGGAAAGGGACCGTGTCCGGACGGATTAGCAAAAGTTTTGGACTCAAACACATCTCCAGTGGTGATATTCTGAGATCCAACATCAACGCTAAAACCG AGTTGGGACTGCTGCTCAAGTCAAGTATTGATCGAGGTCAGCTGGTGCCCGATGATGTCATGTCTCGTCTCATCCATAAGGACCTTCGAGCGATCGAGCAGTGCAGTTGGCTGCTCGATG GTTTCCCTCGAACCGTCACCCAAGCAGACTCTCTGGATGAAGTCTACAGCGTGCACACCGTCATCAACCTTAACGTACCTTTCCACACCATTAAAGAGAGACTGTCTTCTCGCTGGACCCATCTTCCCAGTGGAAGAGTCTACAACATTGACTTCAACCCTCCTAAAGTGCCT GGTCGTGATGATGTCACAGGCGAGCTCTTAGTCCAGAGAGACGACGACACGCCCGATACGGTAACAAGGAGACTGAAGGCCTACGAAACCCAAACAGAACCCGTCTTAGAATACTACAG GAGTAAAGGTGTACTGGAGACATTTTCTGGCACGGAAACCAACAAGATCTGGCCACACGTTGAAGCATTCCTCCACAAAAAGCTCTTTGTGCTGAATCAGAAAGTTTTATAG